One genomic segment of Euzebya pacifica includes these proteins:
- a CDS encoding protein-tyrosine phosphatase family protein — translation MGDLDRAAGLLLAPAAAACTDPSLVPDVVALVDLADLVGSGGSLREMRAAVPDGVSAPLVAGVLGLLGPSGSTLAARTVGGRQAEAASGWASLVSAAVGGRPPGATVSAGSDRLSVAVVEGLRWGGSAVPWVATRRAGQLLARDRQALVRVGVLAATGGRPDRVGWPAAARLIPQALRTEPPLAVPLDDGLWVGNLPGVPVALDGGCDAVVSLCRIGTEDVPDGIEVAEFRLIDDRSAAANPNVGFVLSDAADTAEVLIAEGRTVFLHCHGGRSRSASVAALLLARRHGLSAAGAYQRVRAVLPEATDDRFGRAVAHLLS, via the coding sequence ATGGGTGATCTTGATCGTGCCGCCGGTCTTCTGTTGGCGCCTGCTGCTGCGGCCTGCACCGATCCGTCCTTGGTGCCCGATGTTGTGGCGTTGGTGGATCTTGCCGATCTGGTCGGGTCGGGCGGGTCGTTGCGTGAGATGCGGGCGGCTGTTCCGGATGGGGTGTCGGCGCCGCTGGTCGCCGGGGTGTTGGGGTTGCTGGGGCCGTCCGGGTCGACGTTGGCGGCGAGGACGGTCGGCGGCCGTCAGGCGGAGGCGGCGTCGGGGTGGGCGTCGCTGGTGTCGGCGGCGGTTGGCGGGCGGCCGCCGGGGGCAACGGTGTCAGCGGGGTCGGACCGGCTGTCGGTGGCGGTCGTCGAGGGACTGCGGTGGGGCGGGTCGGCGGTGCCGTGGGTGGCGACCAGGCGGGCCGGCCAGCTCCTGGCCAGGGACCGGCAGGCCCTCGTGCGTGTCGGGGTGCTGGCGGCGACGGGCGGCCGGCCCGACCGTGTCGGCTGGCCGGCGGCCGCAAGGCTGATCCCGCAGGCCCTGCGGACCGAACCCCCGTTGGCCGTCCCGTTGGACGATGGGTTGTGGGTGGGCAACCTGCCCGGTGTCCCGGTCGCGTTGGACGGCGGCTGTGACGCGGTGGTGTCGCTGTGCCGTATCGGCACCGAGGACGTCCCCGACGGGATCGAGGTCGCCGAGTTCCGGCTGATCGACGACCGGTCGGCGGCGGCCAACCCCAACGTCGGGTTCGTGCTGTCCGACGCGGCCGACACCGCCGAGGTGCTCATCGCCGAGGGGCGGACGGTGTTCCTGCACTGCCACGGTGGCAGATCGAGGTCGGCGTCGGTTGCGGCGCTGCTGCTCGCCCGGCGGCACGGCCTGTCGGCGGCCGGGGCGTACCAGCGGGTCCGAGCCGTGTTGCCGGAGGCGACCGATGACCGGTTCGGCAGGGCCGTCGCCCATCTCCTGTCCTGA
- a CDS encoding prepilin-type N-terminal cleavage/methylation domain-containing protein, which translates to MTGTPRRDDGFTLVELLVVMSLSMIIGTIVVSSVIRSMQASVAATARIEALNNLEVGMERISRQIRAADPIMSATDDSITVTTYDDTSRAIYAYALTPDRTQLDVTVTRFADFTSTTPVSTGTTPLLFDLDPTAAAPFVYTNAAGTTWPTDGSQPAADIVAVRFGFTRLLPRDGGTVDLTSSVYLRNTLG; encoded by the coding sequence ATGACCGGAACCCCCCGACGCGACGACGGGTTCACCCTCGTGGAACTCCTCGTCGTCATGAGCCTGTCCATGATCATCGGCACGATCGTGGTGAGCAGCGTCATCCGCAGCATGCAGGCATCCGTGGCGGCCACCGCCCGCATCGAGGCGCTCAACAACCTCGAAGTCGGCATGGAACGGATCAGCCGGCAGATCCGGGCAGCGGACCCGATCATGTCCGCCACCGACGACTCCATCACCGTCACCACCTACGACGACACCAGCAGGGCCATCTACGCCTACGCACTCACCCCCGACCGGACCCAGCTCGACGTGACCGTCACCCGGTTCGCCGACTTCACCAGCACCACCCCGGTGTCCACCGGCACCACCCCACTGCTGTTCGACCTCGATCCCACGGCCGCCGCCCCGTTCGTCTACACCAACGCGGCCGGCACGACCTGGCCCACCGACGGCAGCCAACCCGCCGCCGACATCGTCGCTGTCCGGTTCGGATTCACCCGTCTGCTGCCCCGCGACGGCGGAACGGTGGACCTGACCTCCTCCGTCTACCTCCGCAACACCCTGGGATAA
- a CDS encoding HD domain-containing protein has translation MNTHTNTAPVTTGGDTATTADAMLDMAGFAMAFGAIQRATLLPDGTTREDDATHTVMLGMIACSLAARFFPALDVGNVAQYALVHDAPERYAGDVDTLTATEDERAAKAADEAAATDRIDEEFGQTLPWLPNTIRAYESMADPEARFVKAVDKLLPLLTEVLSGMAGTRRRGVDAAALATHYDRQVDEIALYASDFPVVFEVRRLLVAETLRILAAG, from the coding sequence ATGAACACCCACACGAACACCGCCCCCGTCACCACGGGCGGCGACACCGCAACGACCGCCGACGCCATGCTGGACATGGCCGGGTTCGCCATGGCCTTCGGTGCGATCCAACGGGCCACGCTGCTGCCCGACGGCACCACCCGCGAGGACGATGCCACCCACACGGTGATGCTCGGCATGATCGCCTGCTCGCTGGCGGCCAGGTTCTTCCCTGCCCTCGACGTCGGCAACGTAGCCCAGTACGCCTTGGTCCACGACGCGCCAGAGCGGTACGCCGGTGACGTCGACACGCTGACTGCGACGGAGGACGAACGGGCCGCCAAGGCCGCCGACGAAGCCGCCGCGACCGACCGGATCGATGAGGAGTTCGGGCAGACGCTGCCGTGGCTGCCCAACACGATCCGGGCCTACGAATCGATGGCCGACCCCGAGGCACGGTTCGTCAAGGCCGTCGACAAGCTCCTGCCGTTGCTTACCGAGGTTCTCTCTGGCATGGCCGGGACACGCCGACGGGGGGTGGACGCCGCCGCGCTCGCCACCCACTACGACCGTCAGGTCGACGAGATCGCCCTGTACGCCTCTGACTTCCCGGTCGTGTTCGAGGTCCGCCGTCTCCTGGTCGCCGAAACCCTCCGCATCCTCGCCGCGGGCTGA
- a CDS encoding DUF7305 domain-containing protein → MRHFSDDRGSLPLAMLAVIMITGFVAALVTYVIGSTRFARHDRAYTEVVQVSDAGAQAGVQYLLRAVPAEELADRPDGYTYTGSGSLDGNAYTWTATKNPRGDDPLMWEVESTSTNAAGANVGDVTRQVAIEIRDTNLFFVAAFSDRQFTLRGGNAADSYDIIIGSGATGNGIVGSNETIRLNGNTYVDGVQLHNFDALPDYARCDGRDIAGQCADLLDGIAPSGTFGPRLAVGVNQALDTGFIDDQLANCPDPLPDFDATSDTMIGTTGATEVLCFDNFSIDRNVDVTVRGPVEIYVYGTISIGNQATLNCTACSTASRPDAADVQIFSDGDPVNIGNHSYVAAGIYAPESDCGGNPSNAQADIFGSLICGQITNQGGWAFHYDDQLSGIGTGNFTVSAWREE, encoded by the coding sequence ATGCGCCACTTCTCCGACGACCGGGGCAGCCTGCCCCTCGCCATGCTCGCCGTCATCATGATCACCGGGTTCGTCGCCGCACTCGTCACCTACGTCATCGGGTCCACCCGGTTCGCCCGCCACGACCGCGCCTACACCGAGGTCGTTCAGGTCTCCGACGCCGGCGCCCAGGCAGGTGTGCAGTACCTGCTGCGCGCCGTCCCGGCCGAAGAACTCGCCGACCGCCCAGACGGCTACACCTACACCGGGTCTGGCAGCCTTGACGGCAACGCCTACACGTGGACCGCCACCAAGAACCCGCGCGGCGACGACCCGTTGATGTGGGAGGTCGAATCAACCTCGACCAACGCCGCAGGAGCCAACGTCGGGGACGTCACCCGGCAGGTCGCCATCGAGATCCGCGACACCAACCTGTTCTTCGTCGCCGCGTTCTCCGACCGGCAGTTCACCCTCCGGGGCGGCAACGCCGCAGACTCCTACGACATCATCATCGGCAGTGGCGCCACCGGCAACGGCATCGTCGGCTCCAACGAAACCATCCGGCTCAACGGCAACACCTACGTCGACGGCGTCCAGCTCCACAACTTCGACGCGTTGCCCGATTACGCCCGCTGCGACGGCCGCGACATCGCCGGGCAGTGCGCCGACCTCCTCGACGGCATCGCGCCATCCGGGACCTTCGGGCCCCGCCTGGCCGTCGGTGTCAACCAGGCCCTGGACACCGGCTTCATCGACGACCAGCTCGCCAACTGCCCCGACCCACTCCCCGACTTCGACGCCACCAGCGACACCATGATCGGGACCACCGGGGCAACCGAGGTGCTGTGCTTCGACAACTTCTCCATCGACCGCAACGTCGACGTGACCGTCCGCGGACCCGTCGAGATCTACGTGTACGGAACCATCAGCATCGGCAACCAGGCCACCCTGAACTGCACGGCCTGCTCCACCGCTTCACGGCCCGACGCCGCCGACGTGCAGATCTTCTCCGATGGTGACCCCGTCAACATCGGCAACCACAGCTACGTCGCCGCAGGCATCTACGCCCCGGAATCCGACTGCGGCGGCAACCCCTCCAACGCCCAAGCCGACATCTTCGGGTCGCTGATCTGCGGCCAGATCACCAACCAGGGCGGCTGGGCCTTCCACTACGACGACCAGCTCTCCGGCATCGGCACCGGCAACTTCACAGTCTCGGCTTGGCGGGAGGAATAG
- a CDS encoding DNA cytosine methyltransferase: protein MTPTAAPHQGRRPTVAGCFSGIGGLELGFQRAGFRSLWCAEIDANPSAVLAARFPDTPNLGDVREIGSPAAPDVLVGGFPCFPAGTLVDTADGFRPIETIREGDRVRTHMGRYMPVVQLMKRDATDTLNVKVMGAPEFTTTAEHPFYVRRKGQTWDPSIGVKGHYRRVWSDPEWVEAGLLDKDCFVGFQLDTPDPDQEPIGPALGYVIGRWLGDGWVRDSRRPQNLTGRRGSRVESRWWNVFVCCDPSEADVLRSAITAAGFATGKAQRVGVTVRFRIGSKDLCKLLSGFGRHAHGKRIPGWVYRLPIEDQQAIWQGWVDADGYRETKNRPSPQVKATTVSEQLAHGMARIARNVHRRAVSIHKVETADTTVIEVRTVNQRDWYQVVLPTRNREAFVEGDWVWAPVRTITEADPTEVFNIGVQDDESYTAYGITVHNCQDLSRGNAERRGIKEGTRSGLFFDFARIADTTRARWVVIENVEGLLDSNGGRDLATVIGVLADLGYVGGWRLVDARSFGVPQARRRLLVVGHRGGSDAVRRALLEPEAREWGARPRVAAWRSATQGVDRGTRTGGGQLGFDLSGGVEPEPVRVWRKAGRAQTSEDAETWEPGGYANTLNLYDTAVARTVHLVIDPASGRPRRLTEVEAERLQGFPDGWTDVEVRGRPMSSTRRYEMCGNAVPVPMAAWIASRILAELPRTYGPPIGDLVAEHRQATPVIA, encoded by the coding sequence ATGACCCCCACCGCCGCACCGCACCAAGGCCGCCGCCCGACCGTGGCCGGCTGCTTCAGTGGCATCGGTGGGCTCGAACTCGGCTTCCAACGAGCCGGGTTCCGCAGCCTGTGGTGTGCCGAGATCGACGCCAACCCGTCTGCGGTGTTGGCTGCCCGGTTCCCTGACACGCCGAACCTGGGCGACGTCCGCGAGATCGGCTCGCCGGCCGCCCCGGACGTGCTCGTCGGCGGGTTCCCCTGCTTCCCCGCCGGGACGTTGGTGGACACCGCCGACGGCTTCCGGCCGATCGAGACGATTCGCGAGGGCGATCGGGTTCGTACCCACATGGGCCGCTACATGCCGGTCGTGCAGCTCATGAAGCGGGACGCGACCGACACCCTCAACGTCAAGGTCATGGGCGCTCCAGAGTTCACCACGACAGCGGAGCACCCGTTCTACGTCCGTCGGAAGGGGCAGACGTGGGACCCGTCCATAGGCGTGAAGGGCCACTACCGCCGCGTGTGGTCCGACCCGGAGTGGGTGGAGGCCGGACTGCTCGACAAGGACTGCTTCGTCGGGTTCCAGCTCGACACCCCCGACCCCGACCAGGAACCGATCGGTCCTGCACTCGGCTACGTGATTGGCCGCTGGCTCGGCGACGGATGGGTGCGCGACTCGCGTCGACCCCAGAACCTGACGGGCAGGCGAGGCTCACGTGTCGAGTCGCGCTGGTGGAACGTGTTCGTCTGCTGTGACCCGTCGGAGGCCGACGTACTGCGGTCCGCGATCACCGCAGCCGGTTTCGCCACCGGCAAGGCCCAGAGGGTGGGGGTGACCGTCAGGTTCCGCATCGGGTCCAAGGATCTCTGCAAGCTCCTGTCGGGCTTCGGCCGACACGCCCACGGCAAGCGGATCCCGGGATGGGTGTACCGGCTCCCGATTGAGGACCAGCAGGCGATCTGGCAGGGCTGGGTCGACGCCGACGGCTACCGGGAGACCAAGAACCGTCCATCCCCGCAGGTGAAGGCGACGACGGTCAGCGAGCAGCTCGCTCACGGGATGGCCAGGATCGCCCGGAACGTCCACCGGCGGGCCGTGTCGATCCACAAGGTCGAGACCGCCGACACCACCGTCATCGAAGTCCGCACGGTCAACCAGCGCGACTGGTACCAGGTCGTGCTGCCGACCCGGAACCGGGAGGCCTTCGTCGAAGGCGACTGGGTCTGGGCACCTGTTCGCACCATCACCGAGGCCGACCCGACCGAGGTGTTCAACATCGGTGTGCAGGACGACGAGTCCTACACCGCCTACGGCATCACCGTGCACAACTGTCAGGACCTGAGCCGCGGGAACGCCGAGCGGCGCGGCATCAAGGAAGGAACGCGCAGTGGCCTCTTCTTCGACTTCGCCCGGATCGCCGACACAACCCGAGCTCGATGGGTTGTTATCGAGAACGTCGAGGGACTCCTCGACTCCAACGGCGGCAGGGATCTCGCCACCGTCATCGGGGTCCTGGCCGACCTCGGGTACGTGGGGGGATGGCGGCTGGTCGACGCACGCAGCTTCGGAGTACCCCAGGCCCGACGACGGCTGCTTGTTGTCGGACATCGTGGAGGATCGGACGCCGTCCGACGCGCACTTCTTGAGCCCGAAGCACGCGAGTGGGGTGCTCGGCCGAGGGTCGCGGCTTGGCGGTCGGCTACCCAAGGAGTTGACCGAGGCACTCGAACGGGCGGCGGCCAGCTCGGGTTCGACCTGAGCGGTGGCGTGGAACCAGAGCCCGTTCGGGTGTGGCGCAAGGCCGGGCGGGCCCAGACGTCAGAGGACGCCGAGACGTGGGAACCTGGCGGCTACGCCAACACCCTGAACCTGTACGACACCGCCGTCGCGAGAACAGTCCATCTGGTGATCGACCCCGCATCCGGGCGGCCGCGCCGGCTCACCGAGGTGGAGGCGGAGAGGTTGCAAGGGTTCCCGGACGGGTGGACGGATGTGGAGGTCCGCGGCCGGCCGATGTCGTCGACGCGCCGCTACGAGATGTGCGGCAATGCGGTGCCGGTCCCGATGGCCGCCTGGATCGCCTCGAGGATCCTTGCCGAACTCCCCAGGACCTACGGGCCCCCGATCGGGGACCTGGTCGCCGAACACCGCCAAGCCACCCCGGTCATCGCCTGA